A single region of the Eleginops maclovinus isolate JMC-PN-2008 ecotype Puerto Natales chromosome 4, JC_Emac_rtc_rv5, whole genome shotgun sequence genome encodes:
- the LOC134863084 gene encoding hatching enzyme 1.2-like produces MENLLYIDLCFLLSFSRHLTSEFVSGIICFLCLFILSEEFVDASDIIERANANITTRLVDGDIAPNLRRNADPCTATGCKWPKYGRYVYIPIIFSNRYTTTERNIIIRALLIFHASTCIRFVRRGSHRNYLYFYSGSGCWSYLGRQHRGQLVSLQKNGWLYKSTVQHEVPHALFLLRESNFMKKQTNNLGTPYDFDSIMHYGKYAFSKNSQPTILAKSNPSLNFGTAGTMSKNDIARVNKLYRC; encoded by the exons ATGGAGAATTTACTGTATATTGACCTCTGTTTTCTTCTTAGTTTCTCTAGACATCTGACTTCTGAATTTGTTTCTGGTatcatttgttttctctgtttgtttattctttcaGAAGAGTTTGTGGACGCCTCTGATATCATCGAGAGAGCGAATGCTAACATAA CAACGCGCCTGGTCGACGGAGACATTGCGCCAAATTTAAGAAGGAATGCAGATCCCTGCACGGCTACAGGCTGCAAATGGCCCAAATATGGAAGATATGTTTACATACCCATCATATTCTCCAACCGCTACA CAACAACAGAGCGCAACATCATCATCCGAGCCCTGTTGATCTTCCACGCATCCACCTGCATTCGCTTTGTCAGGAGGGGCTCCCATAGAAATTACCTCTACTTCTACTCTGGATCTGG gtgTTGGTCCTACCTGGGCCGACAGCATAGAGGACAGCTTGTATCCCTGCAGAAAAATGGTTGGTTGTACAAATCCACAGTGCAGCACGAGGTTCCCCACgctctgtttttgtt AAGAGAAAGTAATTTTATGAAGAAGCAAACTAACAACTTGGGTACTCCCTACGACTTCGACTCCATCATGCACTACGGAAA ATACGCCTTCAGCAAAAACAGCCAACCGACCATCCTCGCTAAGAGCAATCCAAGTCTTAACTTTGGGACTGCTGGTACAATGAGCAAGAATGACATCGCTCGTGTCAACAAGCTTTACCGATGTTAA